From a region of the Cygnus atratus isolate AKBS03 ecotype Queensland, Australia chromosome 3, CAtr_DNAZoo_HiC_assembly, whole genome shotgun sequence genome:
- the PNISR gene encoding arginine/serine-rich protein PNISR isoform X2 has translation MWDQPWQQWPLNQQQWMQSFQHQQDPSQIDWAALAQAWIAQREASGQQSVVEQQGMMPNGQDISGIESGPNNHNNFQGDPNFNRMWQPEWGMPHQPPHPPPDQQWMAPTPGQMEIVPPSEDSNSQDSGEFASDNRHIFNQNNHNFGAPPDNFAMGPVNQFDYQHGAAFGPPQGGFHPPYWQPGPPGPPGPPAPPAPPQNRRERPSFRDRQRSPIAMPVKQEPPQIDAVKRRTLPAWIREGLEKMEREKQKKLEKERMEQQRSQMSKKEKKESEDAEEGDGPRLPQKSKFDSDEEDEDAENTEAVSTGKISRSPSPAPQEEQSEPEMTEEEKEYQMMVMTKMLLTEILLDVTNEEIYYVAKDVHRKATKAPAKQLAQSSALASLTGLGGLGGYGSGDSEDERSDRGSESSDTDDEELRHRIRQKQEAFWRKEREQQLLLEKQLEEERLQIDKVSKEMNEFINKEQNSISTSQEAKEIEADMVHEKKRSPNAIAPDIEPKKEGKEKDRAGRSRSRSSSSGSTSSNSRSSSSSSTVSSSSYSTSSGSSRSSSRSSSPKRKKRHSRSRTPSHKVRRSRSRSYSHRNRRERSRSREKIRERRRSSRNRSAERGERRRIQSPSQERSWDRRRSSSRSRDRRASRASRSRSRDRRKAEDQRRSPPGNRHKHKSDSKDQERKKEQGGTVDKDRKKNRERERDQEKRKDKPKKEEKESKAGNHDDNRLKRKRDSERTFSRSDSITVKIFRQDSRQDSKKSSTKDSKKRSGSESSARSSSESPGSSKEKKAKKSKHIRSCSMEKSQRSDQQLLLVVNAEEFMAPVL, from the exons ATGTGGGATCAACCTTGGCAGCAATGGCCTTTGAACCAACAGCAGTGGATGCAGTCATTTCAGCACCAACAAGATCCAA GCCAGATTGACTGGGCTGCATTAGCTCAAGCATGGATTGCTCAGCGAGAAGCCTCAGGGCAACAGAGTGTAGTGGAACAGCAAGGAATGATGCCAAATGGACAGGATATTTCAGGAATAGAGTCTGGTCCAAACAACCATAATAATTTTCAGGGGGATCCCAACTTCAACAGAATGTGGCAGCCAG AATGGGGAATGCCTCACCAACCCCCTCACCCACCTCCAGATCAGCAGTGGATGGCTCCAACCCCAGGTCAAATGGAAATTGTTCCTCCGTCTGAAGACAGCAACAGTCAGGACAGTGGGGAGTTTGCTTCTGACAACAGGCATATATTTAACCAGAACAATCACAACTTTGGGGCACCTCCCGATAACTTTGCAATGGGGCCAGTGAACCAGTTTGACTATCAG CATGGGGCTGCTTTTGGTCCACCTCAAGGTGGATTTCATCCACCTTATTGGCAGCCAGGACCACCAGGGCCGCCAGGtccaccagcacctcctgcacctCCACAAAATCGAAGGGAAAGACCCTCGTTCAGAGACCGACAGCGTTCACCTATTGCGATGCCTGTGAAGCAGGAGCCTCCACAGATTG ATGCCGTGAAGCGTAGAACTCTGCCTGCCTGGATTCGTGAAGGCCTAGAAAAGATGGAAcgagagaaacagaaaaaattggaaaaagagAGGATGGAGCAGCAACGTTCACAGAtgtctaaaaaagaaaaaaaggaaagtgaggaCGCTGAAGAAGGGGATGGCCCACGGTTacctcagaaaagcaaattt GACAGtgatgaggaagatgaagatgctgaaaacacagaagctgTAAGCACTGGGAAAATCAGCAGGAgtccatccccagctcctcaAGAGGAGCAAAGTGAAccagaaatgacagaagaagaaaaggagtaTCAAATG atggtgATGACAAAAATGCTGCTGACGGAGATTCTTTTAGATGtcacaaatgaagaaatatattacGTGGCCAAAGATGTACACCGTAAAGCAACTAAAG CTCCTGCAAAACAGCTGGCACAGTCCAGTGCACTGGCTTCCCTCACTGGACTCG GTGGACTGGGTGGTTATGGATCAGGAGACAGTGAAGATGAGAGGAGTGACAGAGGCTCTGAATCATCTGATACTGATGATGAGGAACTACGACACAGAATCAGGCAAAAACAGGAAGCGttttggagaaaagagagagaacagcaaCTATTACTAGAAAAACAGCTAGAAG aagaaaggcTACAAATTGACAAAGTTTCAAAAGAGATGAATGAATTTAtcaacaaagaacaaaacagtatttcaacATCACAGGAGGCAAAAGAAATTGAAGCTGATATGGTTCATGAAAAGAAACGATCTCCAAATGCAATAGCCCCTGATATAGAACCCAAAAAAGAGGGTAAAGAAAAAGATAGGGCAGGAAGGAGTAGATCAAGAAGCTCTAGTAGTGGTAGCACTAGCAGCAATAGCAGAAGCAGTAGCAGTAGCAGCACTGTATCTAGTTCATCATATAGCACTAGCTCAGGTAGTAGTCGCAGTTCTTCACGTTCTTCCTCTcctaaaaggaagaagaggcaCAGTCGCAGCAGAACACCTTCGCATAAAGTTAGGCGCAGTAGAAGCAGGAGTTATTCTCACAGAAATAGGAGAGAGAGGAGtagaagcagggaaaaaataagagaaaggagaagatcTAGTAGAAATAGAAGTgctgaaagaggggagagaCGAAGAATTCAGAGCCCTTCTCAAGAGAGAAGTTGGGATAGACGTAGGAGTAGTAGCCGTTCGAGAGACAGACGAGCTAGCCGTGCTAGTCGCAGCCGAAGTAGGGATAGACGCAAAGCTGAAGACCAGCGTAGAAGTCCTCCAGGAAATAGGCATAAACATAAAAGTGATAGTAAAGAtcaagagaggaagaaagagcaggGTGGAACTGTagataaagacagaaaaaagaacagagaaagggagcgagatcaggaaaaaagaaaagataaaccaaaaaaggaggaaaaagaaagcaaggctgGCAATCATGACGACAAtagattaaagagaaaaagagacagtgAAAGAACTTTCTCTCGCAGTGATTCAATAACTGTGAAAATATTCAGACAGGATTCCAgacaagacagcaaaaaaagttCTACCAAAGATAGCAAAAAACGGTCAGGCTCTGAATCTAGTGCAAGGAGTAGTTCTGAATCACCAGGaagcagtaaagaaaagaaggctAAGAAATCGAAGCATATTCGATCATGCTCCATGGAGAAATCTCAAAGGTCTG atcaaCAACTCCTCCTCGTCGTAAACGCTGAGGAATTTATGGCACCAGTGCtatga
- the PNISR gene encoding arginine/serine-rich protein PNISR isoform X1, whose amino-acid sequence MWDQPWQQWPLNQQQWMQSFQHQQDPSQIDWAALAQAWIAQREASGQQSVVEQQGMMPNGQDISGIESGPNNHNNFQGDPNFNRMWQPEWGMPHQPPHPPPDQQWMAPTPGQMEIVPPSEDSNSQDSGEFASDNRHIFNQNNHNFGAPPDNFAMGPVNQFDYQHGAAFGPPQGGFHPPYWQPGPPGPPGPPAPPAPPQNRRERPSFRDRQRSPIAMPVKQEPPQIDAVKRRTLPAWIREGLEKMEREKQKKLEKERMEQQRSQMSKKEKKESEDAEEGDGPRLPQKSKFDSDEEDEDAENTEAVSTGKISRSPSPAPQEEQSEPEMTEEEKEYQMMVMTKMLLTEILLDVTNEEIYYVAKDVHRKATKAPAKQLAQSSALASLTGLGGLGGYGSGDSEDERSDRGSESSDTDDEELRHRIRQKQEAFWRKEREQQLLLEKQLEEERLQIDKVSKEMNEFINKEQNSISTSQEAKEIEADMVHEKKRSPNAIAPDIEPKKEGKEKDRAGRSRSRSSSSGSTSSNSRSSSSSSTVSSSSYSTSSGSSRSSSRSSSPKRKKRHSRSRTPSHKVRRSRSRSYSHRNRRERSRSREKIRERRRSSRNRSAERGERRRIQSPSQERSWDRRRSSSRSRDRRASRASRSRSRDRRKAEDQRRSPPGNRHKHKSDSKDQERKKEQGGTVDKDRKKNRERERDQEKRKDKPKKEEKESKAGNHDDNRLKRKRDSERTFSRSDSITVKIFRQDSRQDSKKSSTKDSKKRSGSESSARSSSESPGSSKEKKAKKSKHIRSCSMEKSQRSGKKASRKHKSKSRSRSTTPPRRKR is encoded by the exons ATGTGGGATCAACCTTGGCAGCAATGGCCTTTGAACCAACAGCAGTGGATGCAGTCATTTCAGCACCAACAAGATCCAA GCCAGATTGACTGGGCTGCATTAGCTCAAGCATGGATTGCTCAGCGAGAAGCCTCAGGGCAACAGAGTGTAGTGGAACAGCAAGGAATGATGCCAAATGGACAGGATATTTCAGGAATAGAGTCTGGTCCAAACAACCATAATAATTTTCAGGGGGATCCCAACTTCAACAGAATGTGGCAGCCAG AATGGGGAATGCCTCACCAACCCCCTCACCCACCTCCAGATCAGCAGTGGATGGCTCCAACCCCAGGTCAAATGGAAATTGTTCCTCCGTCTGAAGACAGCAACAGTCAGGACAGTGGGGAGTTTGCTTCTGACAACAGGCATATATTTAACCAGAACAATCACAACTTTGGGGCACCTCCCGATAACTTTGCAATGGGGCCAGTGAACCAGTTTGACTATCAG CATGGGGCTGCTTTTGGTCCACCTCAAGGTGGATTTCATCCACCTTATTGGCAGCCAGGACCACCAGGGCCGCCAGGtccaccagcacctcctgcacctCCACAAAATCGAAGGGAAAGACCCTCGTTCAGAGACCGACAGCGTTCACCTATTGCGATGCCTGTGAAGCAGGAGCCTCCACAGATTG ATGCCGTGAAGCGTAGAACTCTGCCTGCCTGGATTCGTGAAGGCCTAGAAAAGATGGAAcgagagaaacagaaaaaattggaaaaagagAGGATGGAGCAGCAACGTTCACAGAtgtctaaaaaagaaaaaaaggaaagtgaggaCGCTGAAGAAGGGGATGGCCCACGGTTacctcagaaaagcaaattt GACAGtgatgaggaagatgaagatgctgaaaacacagaagctgTAAGCACTGGGAAAATCAGCAGGAgtccatccccagctcctcaAGAGGAGCAAAGTGAAccagaaatgacagaagaagaaaaggagtaTCAAATG atggtgATGACAAAAATGCTGCTGACGGAGATTCTTTTAGATGtcacaaatgaagaaatatattacGTGGCCAAAGATGTACACCGTAAAGCAACTAAAG CTCCTGCAAAACAGCTGGCACAGTCCAGTGCACTGGCTTCCCTCACTGGACTCG GTGGACTGGGTGGTTATGGATCAGGAGACAGTGAAGATGAGAGGAGTGACAGAGGCTCTGAATCATCTGATACTGATGATGAGGAACTACGACACAGAATCAGGCAAAAACAGGAAGCGttttggagaaaagagagagaacagcaaCTATTACTAGAAAAACAGCTAGAAG aagaaaggcTACAAATTGACAAAGTTTCAAAAGAGATGAATGAATTTAtcaacaaagaacaaaacagtatttcaacATCACAGGAGGCAAAAGAAATTGAAGCTGATATGGTTCATGAAAAGAAACGATCTCCAAATGCAATAGCCCCTGATATAGAACCCAAAAAAGAGGGTAAAGAAAAAGATAGGGCAGGAAGGAGTAGATCAAGAAGCTCTAGTAGTGGTAGCACTAGCAGCAATAGCAGAAGCAGTAGCAGTAGCAGCACTGTATCTAGTTCATCATATAGCACTAGCTCAGGTAGTAGTCGCAGTTCTTCACGTTCTTCCTCTcctaaaaggaagaagaggcaCAGTCGCAGCAGAACACCTTCGCATAAAGTTAGGCGCAGTAGAAGCAGGAGTTATTCTCACAGAAATAGGAGAGAGAGGAGtagaagcagggaaaaaataagagaaaggagaagatcTAGTAGAAATAGAAGTgctgaaagaggggagagaCGAAGAATTCAGAGCCCTTCTCAAGAGAGAAGTTGGGATAGACGTAGGAGTAGTAGCCGTTCGAGAGACAGACGAGCTAGCCGTGCTAGTCGCAGCCGAAGTAGGGATAGACGCAAAGCTGAAGACCAGCGTAGAAGTCCTCCAGGAAATAGGCATAAACATAAAAGTGATAGTAAAGAtcaagagaggaagaaagagcaggGTGGAACTGTagataaagacagaaaaaagaacagagaaagggagcgagatcaggaaaaaagaaaagataaaccaaaaaaggaggaaaaagaaagcaaggctgGCAATCATGACGACAAtagattaaagagaaaaagagacagtgAAAGAACTTTCTCTCGCAGTGATTCAATAACTGTGAAAATATTCAGACAGGATTCCAgacaagacagcaaaaaaagttCTACCAAAGATAGCAAAAAACGGTCAGGCTCTGAATCTAGTGCAAGGAGTAGTTCTGAATCACCAGGaagcagtaaagaaaagaaggctAAGAAATCGAAGCATATTCGATCATGCTCCATGGAGAAATCTCAAAGGTCTGGTAAGAAGGCAAGCCGCAAACACAAGTCTAAGTCACGATCAAG atcaaCAACTCCTCCTCGTCGTAAACGCTGA
- the COQ3 gene encoding ubiquinone biosynthesis O-methyltransferase, mitochondrial, translating to MNINSGEDRRPMAKRSGMIPVVKKIKGLTSKSGPTQGQAAFNKGREGDGPGGSRNAAAPPPLPPDAGSEERGGPRRGARAAAAAMWGGTGAVWGSGGAIWGSPRAVRGGSGPLRAIARALRGRREAAAGGGHGELSFRTGPRATLQKYSRKVQLESSNAPPVSVTEVKRSMLTTKRLFSTSHSSVDPKEMKKFQLLAHKWWDEEGDYSALHSMNDIRVPFIRDTLLNMSSSYHMGSPLSGIKILDVGCGGGLLSEPLGRLGASVTGIDPLEDNIRTADRHKSFDPVLAKRIQYKASSLEEIVEESMETFDVIVASEVVEHVADLEMFIKCCSQVLKPEGSLFITTINKTQLSYILGIVVAEKIVGIVPEGTHDWEKFVPPEELQRLLESHGFSVQAVNGMLYNPLTGSWSWMESTSINYAMHAVKSGAEGR from the exons ATGAACATTAATTCTGGGGAAGATCGGAGACCTATGGCTAAAAGGTCTGGTATGATACCAGTtgtgaaaaagataaaaggctTAACATCAAA GAGCGGCCCCACGCAGGGGCAGGCGGCTTTTAACAAGGGACGGGAGGGGGACGGACCGGGCGGGTCGCGGAAcgccgccgcgccgcctccGTTGCCGCCGGACGCGGGGAGCGAGGAGCGGGGCGGGCCCCGGCGCGGTGctcgggcggcggcggcggcgatgTGGGGCGGCACCGGGGCCGTGTGGGGAAGCGGAGGGGCCAtatggggcagccccagggccgtACGGGGCGGCAGCGGCCCGCTCCGAGCCATCGCCCGCGCCCTGAGGGGCCGGCGGGAGGCGGCCGCGGGCG GTGGCCATGGTGAGCTGTCTTTTCGGACAGGCCCAAGGGCTACTCTGCAGAAGTATAGTCGCAAAGTACAGCTGGAATCCAGTAACGCTCCGCCCGTCTCTGTGACTGAAGTAAAAAGGAGCAT GCTCACCACGAAGAGACTTTTCAGCACCTCACACTCATCAGTGGATCcaaaggagatgaaaaaatTCCAGCTCCTCGCACATAAGTGGTGGGATGAAGAAGGAGACTATTCAGCCCTTCATTCTATGAATGACATTAGAGTGCCATTTATTAG agataCTCTGTTGAACATGAGTAGCAGTTATCATATGGGAAGCCCGCTTTCTGGAATAAAGATTTTGGATGTTGGCTGTGGTGGTGGACTGCTAAGTGAG CCTCTAGGTAGACTGGGAGCTTCAGTTACCGGAATTGATCCTCTGGAGGACAACATTAGAACAGCAGATCGGCACAAGTCATTTGATCCAGTTCTGGCCAAGAGAATACAGTACAAAGCCAGTTCACTGGAGGAGATTGTGGAAGAGTCTATGGAAACGTTTGATGTAATTGTAGCTTCAGAAGTAGTGGAGCATGTGGCTGACCTTGAAATGTTTATCAAGTGTTGCTCCCAGGTGTTAAAG ccCGAAGGTTCTTTATTCATTACTACAATCAATAAAACACAGTTGTCCTATATCCTGGGAATTGTGGTCGCAGAGAAAATAGTAGGCATCGTACCAGAAGGAACGCACGACTGGGAGAAGTTTGTTCCCCCTGAAGAGCTGCAGCGCCTGCTGGAATCGC ATGGCTTCTCAGTTCAGGCTGTGAACGGGATGTTGTACAACCCCCTCACGGGGTCGTGGAGCTGGATGGAAAGCACGAGCATTAACTATGCGATGCACGCCGTGAAATCTGGTGCTGAGGGACGGTAA